A genomic stretch from Neomonachus schauinslandi chromosome 14, ASM220157v2, whole genome shotgun sequence includes:
- the LOC110588206 gene encoding small ubiquitin-related modifier 2-like, whose amino-acid sequence MADKKPKEGVKTENNDHIILKVAGQDGSVVQFKIKRHTSLSKLMKAYCERQDTPAQLEMEDEETIDVFQQQTGGVY is encoded by the exons ATGGCCGACAAAAAGCCCAAGGAAGGAGTCAAGACTGAGAACAACGATCATATTATTTTGAAGGTGGCGGGACAGGATGGTTCTGTGGTGCAGTTTAAGATTAAGAGGCATACATCACTTAGTAAACTAATGAAAGCCTATTGTGAACGACAGG ACACACCTGCACAGTTGGAAATGGAGGATGAAGAAACAATTGATGTGTTCCAGCAGCAGACAGGAGGTGTCTACTAA